One stretch of Pseudomonas sp. NC02 DNA includes these proteins:
- a CDS encoding OsmC domain/YcaO domain-containing protein — protein MEIKVNFLDNLRLEAKFDDFTVVADQPIRYKGDGSAPGPFDYFLASSALCAAYFVKLYCETRNIPTDNIRLSQNNIVDPENRYNQIFKIQVELPADISDKDRQGILRSIDRCTVKKVVQAGPEFVIEEVENLDADAQALLMPSAASDAGTYIAGKDLPLETTIANMSAILAGLGMKIEIASWRNIVPNVWSLHIRDAHSPMCFTNGKGATKEGALASALGEFIERLNCNFFYNDQFWGEDIANAAFVHYPDERWFKPGRKDELPPEILDAHCLHIYNRDGELRGSHLYDTNSGNEERGIVSLPFVRQSDGEVVYFPSNLIENLYLSNGMSAGNTLAEAQVQCLSEIFERAVKREIIEGEFALPDVPQEVLAKFPGILAGIQGLEAQGFPVLVKDASLGGEFPVMCVTLMNPRTGGVFASFGAHPSLEVALERSLTELLQGRSFEGLNDLPQPTFEGHAVTEPNNFVEHFIDSSGVVSWRFFSSKSDYEFVEWDFSGQGENSNAEEASTLFGILEGMGKEVYMAVYEHIGATACRILVPDYSEIYPIDDLIWDNTNKALFFREDILNLHRLDEAELKGLVERLVESELDDYTDITTLIGIEFDDNTAWGQLTILELKLLIYLALQQFEEAKELVEMFQQYNDNTVERGLFYQAVNAVLEMELDEDLELADYEVNFRRMFGNERMDAAIGSVNGSVRFYGLTPTSMKLEGLDRHLRLIDSYKKLHAARANTAN, from the coding sequence CCGCAACATCCCTACCGACAATATTCGCCTGTCCCAGAACAACATTGTCGACCCGGAAAACCGCTACAACCAGATCTTCAAGATCCAGGTCGAATTGCCGGCGGACATCTCCGATAAAGACCGCCAGGGCATCCTGCGTTCCATCGACCGCTGCACCGTGAAAAAAGTCGTGCAGGCCGGGCCGGAGTTTGTCATCGAGGAAGTGGAAAACCTGGATGCCGATGCCCAGGCATTGCTGATGCCGAGCGCGGCGTCCGACGCGGGCACCTACATCGCGGGCAAGGACCTGCCGCTGGAAACAACCATCGCCAACATGTCGGCCATTCTCGCGGGCCTGGGCATGAAGATCGAGATCGCTTCGTGGCGCAATATCGTGCCCAACGTATGGTCGCTGCATATCCGCGACGCGCACTCGCCGATGTGCTTTACCAACGGCAAGGGCGCGACCAAGGAAGGCGCATTGGCGTCGGCATTGGGCGAGTTTATCGAGCGGCTGAACTGCAACTTCTTCTACAACGACCAGTTCTGGGGTGAAGACATCGCCAATGCGGCGTTTGTGCATTACCCGGACGAGCGCTGGTTCAAGCCGGGCCGCAAGGACGAACTGCCACCGGAGATACTCGACGCGCATTGCCTGCACATCTACAACCGTGACGGCGAGCTGCGCGGCTCACACCTCTACGACACCAACTCCGGCAACGAAGAGCGCGGCATTGTTTCGCTGCCGTTCGTGCGCCAGTCCGATGGCGAGGTGGTGTATTTCCCGTCCAACCTGATCGAGAACCTGTACCTCAGCAACGGCATGAGTGCCGGTAACACCCTGGCCGAAGCGCAAGTGCAGTGCCTGTCGGAAATCTTCGAACGCGCGGTAAAACGCGAAATCATCGAAGGTGAATTCGCGCTGCCGGATGTACCGCAGGAAGTGCTGGCGAAATTCCCCGGTATCCTGGCCGGTATCCAGGGCCTGGAAGCCCAGGGCTTTCCGGTACTGGTGAAGGATGCGTCCCTGGGCGGTGAATTCCCGGTGATGTGCGTGACGTTGATGAACCCACGCACCGGCGGCGTATTCGCCTCGTTCGGCGCGCACCCCAGCCTGGAAGTGGCGTTGGAGCGCAGCCTCACCGAACTGCTGCAAGGCCGCAGCTTTGAAGGCCTGAACGATCTGCCGCAGCCGACGTTTGAAGGCCATGCGGTGACCGAACCGAACAACTTTGTCGAGCACTTCATCGACTCCAGCGGTGTGGTGTCGTGGCGCTTCTTCAGCTCGAAGTCGGATTACGAGTTCGTCGAATGGGACTTCTCCGGCCAGGGTGAAAACTCCAATGCCGAGGAAGCCTCCACGTTGTTCGGCATCCTCGAAGGCATGGGTAAGGAAGTCTACATGGCGGTGTACGAGCACATCGGCGCGACCGCCTGCCGCATCCTGGTGCCGGACTATTCGGAGATCTACCCAATCGACGACCTGATCTGGGACAACACCAACAAGGCGCTGTTTTTTCGCGAGGACATCCTGAACCTGCATCGTCTCGACGAAGCGGAATTGAAGGGGTTGGTTGAGCGCCTGGTGGAAAGCGAACTGGACGACTACACCGACATCACCACCTTGATCGGCATCGAGTTCGATGACAATACGGCGTGGGGTCAACTGACCATCCTGGAATTGAAGCTGCTGATTTATCTGGCCCTGCAGCAGTTTGAAGAAGCCAAGGAACTGGTGGAGATGTTCCAGCAGTACAACGACAACACCGTCGAGCGCGGCTTGTTCTATCAGGCTGTGAATGCGGTGCTGGAGATGGAGCTGGACGAAGACCTGGAACTGGCGGACTACGAAGTGAATTTCCGCCGGATGTTTGGCAACGAGCGGATGGACGCGGCGATTGGGTCGGTGAATGGCAGTGTGCGGTTCTATGGTTTGACGCCGACGAGCATGAAGCTGGAAGGGCTGGACCGGCACCTGCGGTTGATCGACAGCTACAAGAAGCTGCACGCGGCGCGGGCCAATACGGCCAATTAA